A single region of the Pelobates fuscus isolate aPelFus1 chromosome 4, aPelFus1.pri, whole genome shotgun sequence genome encodes:
- the HAS2 gene encoding hyaluronan synthase 2 has product MHCERFICILRIIGTTLFGVSLLLGITAAYIVGYQFIQTDNYYFSFGLYGAILALHLIIQSLFAFLEHRKMKRSLETPIKLNKSVALCIAAYQEDPDYLKKCLLSVKRLTYPGMKVIMVIDGNSDDDIYMMDCFREIMGSDNCATYVWKNNFHEKGPGETEESHKESTQHVTQMVLSNKYTCIMQKWGGKREVMYTAFKALGRSVDYVQVCDSDTVLDPASSVEMVKVLEEDIMVGGVGGDVQILNKYDSWISFLSSVRYWMAFNIERACQSYFGCVQCISGPLGMYRNSLLHEFIEDWYNQEFMGSQCSFGDDRHLTNRVLSLGYATKYTARSKCLTETPTEYLRWLNQQTRWSKSYFREWLYNAMWFHKHHLWMTYEAVITGFFPFFLIATVIQLFYRGRIWNILLFLLTVQFVGLIKSSFASALRGNIVMVFMSLYSVLYMSSLLPAKMFAIATINKAGWGTSGRKTVVVNFIGLIPITVWFTILFGGVIYTIWRETKKPFEDSEQTVLIIGAILYACYWVMLLTLYAALITKCGRRKKEQQYDMVLDV; this is encoded by the exons ATGCATTGTGAAAGGTTTATATGTATCCTGAGAATAATTGGGACAACACTCTTTGGAGTTTCACTCTTACTTGGAATAACAGCTGCTTATATAGTGGGTTACCAATTTATCCAAACAGATAATTATTACTTCTCATTTGGACTATATGGTGCAATTTTAGCACTTCACCTCATCATCCAAAGCCTCTTTGCATTTTTAGAACATAGAAAGATGAAGCGATCTCTTGAAACTCCAATTAAACTGAATAAATCAGTTGCCCTTTGTATTGCTGCATATCAGGAAGATCCAGActacttaaaaaaatgtttactttcCGTGAAACGGTTGACCTATCCTGGGATGAAAGTTATCATGGTCATCGATGGGAATTCAGACGATGACATCTACATGATGGACTGTTTTCGTGAGATCATGGGCAGTGATAATTGTGCCACCTATGTATGGAAAAATAACTTCCACGAAAAAGGTCCGGGCGAGACAGAGGAATCTCACAAAGAAAGTACACAACACGTAACCCAAATGGTTCTGTCCAACAAGTATACATGCATCATGCAGAAATGGGGAGGAAAAAGGGAAGTCATGTATACAGCATTCAAGGCACTAGGAAGGAGTGTGGATTATGTACAG GTATGTGATTCTGACACAGTGCTTGATCCAGCATCATCAGTCGAGATGGTTAAGGTCTTAGAGGAGGACATAATGGTCGGAGGAGTGGGAGGAGATgtgcag ATATTAAACAAATATGACTCATGGATCTCATTCCTCAGTAGTGTCAGATACTGGATGGCATTTAACATTGAGCGAGCTTGTCAGTCCTACTTTGGCTGTGTGCAATGCATCAGTGGACCACTGGGGATGTACAGAAATTCTCTACTGCACGAATTTATTGAAGATTGGTATAATCAAGAATTCATGGGTTCACAATGCAGCTTTGGTGATGACAGGCATCTTACAAACCGGGTTTTAAGTCTGGGCTATGCAACCAAATACACAGCAAGATCAAAATGCCTTACTGAAACACCTACCGAGTACTTGCGTTGGCTCAACCAACAAACGAGGTGGAGCAAATCCTATTTCCGTGAATGGCTCTATAATGCAATGTGGTTCCACAAGCACCACTTGTGGATGACGTACGAAGCTGTGATCACaggattttttccctttttcctgaTAGCAACAGTCATCCAACTTTTTTACCGTGGGAGAATATGGAACATTTTGCTCTTCTTGTTGACTGTTCAGTTTGTAGGCCTCATAAAGTCTTCCTTTGCCAGTGCCCTCCGAGGAAATATAGTCATGGTTTTCATGTCTTTATATTCAGTATTGTACATGTCAAGTTTACTACCAGCAAAGATGTTTGCGATAGCCACAATAAATAAAGCAGGTTGGGGGACATCGGGAAGAAAAACAGTAGTAGTGAATTTTATTGGGTTAATTCCCATCACCGTTTGGTTTACAATCCTTTTCGGTGGTGTCATTTACACCATATGGAGGGAAACAAAAAAGCCATTTGAAGATTCTGAACAGACAGTCCTCATCATTGGTGCAATACTTTACGCGTGCTACTGGGTGATGTTATTGACTTTATACGCTGCCCTGATCACTAAGTGTGGTAGACGGAAGAAAGAGCAGCAATACGACATGGTTCTCGATGTATGA